One segment of Pandoraea pnomenusa DNA contains the following:
- a CDS encoding Com family DNA-binding transcriptional regulator, with amino-acid sequence MQEIRCGSCNRKLGEGEYVRLSIKCARCGTLNFLRAESPIPARHRASDMRTLSHEQHRPPSTLLTFRIRSSARTL; translated from the coding sequence ATGCAGGAAATCCGCTGCGGTTCGTGCAATCGCAAGCTCGGAGAAGGCGAGTACGTGCGCCTCTCCATCAAATGTGCCCGTTGCGGCACACTCAATTTTCTGAGGGCCGAGAGCCCCATACCAGCGCGCCACCGAGCGTCGGATATGAGGACACTCTCACATGAGCAACATCGCCCCCCCAGCACATTGCTGACTTTCAGAATCAGATCTTCCGCGAGGACGCTCTGA
- a CDS encoding phage tail assembly protein, protein MRETITLETPIKIGKSEVSTFQLRKPGAGELRGVNLFELAQMNVDALIKVLPRITAPSLTEYEVAEMDPADLMQCGLVVAGFLLQKAAKPEASPSTSKTPSPTLQ, encoded by the coding sequence ATGCGCGAAACCATTACCTTGGAAACTCCGATCAAGATCGGCAAAAGCGAAGTCTCGACGTTCCAGCTCCGTAAGCCTGGCGCCGGGGAGCTGCGCGGTGTGAACCTCTTCGAGCTGGCGCAAATGAATGTCGACGCGCTCATCAAAGTGCTGCCGCGCATCACCGCCCCCTCGTTGACCGAATACGAGGTCGCCGAGATGGACCCCGCTGACCTGATGCAATGCGGGCTGGTGGTGGCCGGTTTTTTGCTGCAGAAAGCCGCGAAGCCGGAAGCCTCCCCCTCGACGTCGAAGACGCCTTCGCCGACGTTGCAGTGA
- a CDS encoding phage major tail tube protein, with amino-acid sequence MALPKVLKFFNTFQDGENWVGLTPEVTLPKLSRKMEAYRAGGMPGEVDLDLGVEKLEAKITWGGLMTSAIKTFGTAKVDGVLLRFAGSYQEDGEGTTSKVEAIMRGRYKELDPGNAKAGDKSENTGTLSLSYYKLTVDGEVVYEIDMVNMIENAGGTDRLAEHKANIGL; translated from the coding sequence ATGGCATTGCCCAAGGTACTCAAATTCTTCAACACGTTTCAGGACGGTGAGAACTGGGTCGGCCTGACGCCTGAAGTCACGCTGCCCAAGCTCTCTCGCAAGATGGAGGCTTATCGCGCCGGGGGCATGCCCGGCGAAGTCGATCTCGATCTCGGCGTGGAGAAGCTCGAAGCGAAGATCACGTGGGGCGGTCTGATGACGTCCGCCATCAAGACCTTCGGCACCGCCAAGGTCGACGGCGTCCTGCTGCGCTTTGCCGGCTCCTACCAGGAAGACGGGGAAGGTACGACATCCAAGGTCGAAGCCATCATGCGCGGCCGGTACAAAGAGCTCGACCCCGGCAACGCCAAAGCCGGCGACAAGAGCGAGAACACCGGCACGCTCTCGCTCTCGTACTACAAGCTCACCGTCGACGGGGAGGTCGTCTACGAGATCGACATGGTCAACATGATCGAGAACGCGGGCGGCACCGATCGACTCGCCGAGCACAAGGCCAACATCGGTCTCTGA
- a CDS encoding DNA-methyltransferase, whose product MADFQNQIFREDALSILRQLPDQCIDLVFTDPPYSSGGLHSSSRARPPSEKYINSSSGAYPDFSHDNKDQRSWTFWCMTWLGEAFRVTKPGGYLVCFVDWRQLPSLTDAVQGAGFIWHGVAVWDKTPGCARPRRGGFSAQAEYMVWASRGSLPKDSSTFLPGVFNERVPRPKQHLTQKPDELARQVVRLVPPGSTVFDPFAGSGTFLKAARDAGHFWIGCELEPAYHAMATARVATDAA is encoded by the coding sequence ATTGCTGACTTTCAGAATCAGATCTTCCGCGAGGACGCTCTGAGCATCCTTCGCCAGCTCCCCGACCAGTGCATCGACCTGGTCTTCACCGATCCGCCCTACTCGTCCGGCGGGCTGCACAGCAGCTCTCGGGCACGCCCGCCCAGTGAGAAGTACATCAACAGCTCGTCGGGCGCCTACCCGGACTTCTCGCACGACAATAAGGACCAGCGCTCATGGACGTTTTGGTGCATGACCTGGCTCGGCGAGGCATTCCGTGTCACGAAGCCGGGCGGGTATCTCGTGTGCTTCGTCGACTGGCGGCAGTTGCCAAGTCTGACCGACGCCGTTCAGGGCGCCGGCTTCATCTGGCATGGCGTAGCCGTGTGGGACAAGACGCCGGGATGCGCGCGGCCGCGGCGCGGCGGCTTCTCTGCACAGGCCGAATACATGGTCTGGGCGTCGCGTGGCAGTCTTCCCAAGGATTCCAGCACGTTTTTGCCTGGCGTCTTCAACGAGCGCGTCCCGCGTCCGAAACAACACCTGACACAGAAGCCCGACGAATTGGCCCGTCAAGTCGTCCGGCTTGTTCCTCCCGGCTCCACCGTATTCGACCCGTTCGCCGGCAGCGGCACGTTTCTGAAAGCCGCGCGCGATGCCGGCCATTTCTGGATCGGGTGCGAGTTGGAACCGGCGTATCACGCGATGGCCACGGCACGTGTGGCGACCGACGCGGCCTGA
- a CDS encoding phage tail tape measure protein — protein sequence MSDAGRKLQLEVVWKTIDQMTSNTRKILGTNKEAARSLKEVRDRLKDLERAQREVGEFSKLRAGLGKTSTELKAAQEKLQKLSSELQRAEKPSDALAKRMQAASRSVTELSRRHADQSERLSVLRQRMDAAGRGTQTLASYENSLRTSIAGANAELTEQKNRLNALRQQEERLSAARERRDKLRSTAGALAGAGVGATAAGAVLGSPVKSGLHESKHMATEMQRVRALGLNDKETQEAIAFAKQMKTYGTSRTENVELMRDALTVFADAHHAEMVTPLLAKMKFANKALYGAEKGEENDRKFMDMLKVIEMRGGLASEAEFAKQANMVQRVLTATGGRVGPEEWLNVIKTGGLAAKGIDADGFYNQLEPLVQEMGGNRVGTALMSAYQNLYQGRTTKRVAQNLDALGLIGDPSKVKHDKTGQLSYLNPGALKGADLFRANQFEWMEQVLLPQLAAKGITEKQQVLDAIGGIFSNRTASNLFSQMYLQRDQIHKNAKLNRGAADIDTLDKLAKDNASGVEAENQAKLRDLMLEMGNQVLPLYVSAMQMLTSSIKAVTGFMEKHTTTAKVLMVAMAGIAGVLLLLGPAMLAAAALLGPFAVLRFAFQAAGIQGGVLATSLRLVSSAFRFVGTSIMWMGRALLTNPLGIALTALAVAAVLIYTNWDKVKAYFVGLWAEIRTAFSGGIGAIASLLLNWSPLGMFYQAFAGVLSWFGIELPGKFTEFGRNMVMGLVNGITGAFGAARDAVVGLGDRTIGWFKEKLGIHSPSRVFAELGGFTTAGLEQGITGTQEGPLSAVRSLARQLAGAGVGIAFAASMPAAANIAFDTRPPIAASAATATPVAGNHYEIHLHAAPGMSEAQLMQMLERKLQELQRRDAARVRSRLTDPD from the coding sequence ATGAGCGACGCAGGGCGCAAGCTGCAGTTGGAAGTCGTCTGGAAGACCATCGACCAGATGACTTCCAACACGCGCAAGATCCTCGGCACCAACAAGGAAGCCGCCCGCAGCCTCAAGGAGGTGCGCGATCGCCTCAAGGATCTGGAGAGGGCACAGCGCGAGGTTGGCGAATTCAGCAAGCTGCGCGCTGGCCTCGGCAAGACCTCGACGGAGCTGAAGGCGGCGCAGGAGAAGCTGCAGAAGCTATCGAGCGAGTTGCAACGGGCAGAGAAACCCAGCGACGCGCTCGCTAAACGTATGCAGGCGGCGTCCCGGTCTGTCACCGAACTGTCCCGGCGGCACGCTGACCAAAGCGAGCGTCTGTCCGTGCTTCGCCAGCGCATGGACGCCGCCGGGCGTGGCACGCAGACGCTCGCCTCTTACGAGAACAGCCTGCGTACCAGCATTGCCGGCGCCAACGCCGAGCTGACCGAGCAGAAGAACCGGCTCAATGCACTGCGGCAACAGGAAGAACGACTGAGCGCCGCGCGCGAGCGTCGCGACAAGCTGCGCTCCACGGCCGGGGCGTTGGCCGGCGCCGGCGTTGGCGCGACCGCCGCCGGCGCCGTGCTCGGCTCCCCGGTCAAGTCCGGCCTGCACGAGTCGAAGCACATGGCGACCGAGATGCAGCGCGTGCGTGCGCTGGGCCTGAACGACAAGGAGACGCAGGAGGCGATCGCGTTCGCCAAGCAGATGAAGACCTACGGCACCAGCCGCACCGAGAACGTCGAACTCATGCGCGACGCGCTGACGGTGTTCGCCGACGCCCACCACGCCGAGATGGTCACGCCGCTGCTCGCGAAGATGAAATTCGCCAACAAGGCGCTCTACGGGGCAGAAAAGGGCGAGGAGAACGACAGGAAGTTTATGGACATGCTCAAGGTCATCGAAATGCGCGGTGGCCTTGCCAGTGAAGCGGAGTTCGCCAAGCAGGCCAACATGGTGCAGCGCGTGCTGACGGCCACGGGCGGACGCGTCGGCCCGGAGGAGTGGCTCAACGTCATCAAGACGGGTGGCCTCGCCGCCAAAGGCATCGACGCCGACGGCTTCTACAACCAGCTCGAGCCGCTCGTGCAGGAAATGGGTGGCAACCGCGTCGGCACGGCGCTCATGAGCGCGTACCAGAACCTGTATCAGGGGCGCACGACGAAGCGCGTGGCGCAGAATCTCGACGCGCTCGGCCTGATCGGCGATCCGTCGAAGGTGAAGCACGACAAGACCGGCCAGCTCTCCTATCTGAACCCCGGTGCGCTCAAGGGCGCGGATCTGTTCCGCGCGAACCAATTCGAGTGGATGGAGCAGGTGCTGCTGCCGCAGCTCGCCGCCAAGGGCATCACCGAGAAGCAACAGGTGCTCGACGCCATCGGCGGCATTTTCTCCAACCGCACGGCGTCGAATCTCTTCTCGCAGATGTATCTGCAGCGTGACCAGATCCACAAGAATGCCAAGCTCAACCGGGGCGCGGCCGACATTGACACGCTCGACAAGCTCGCCAAAGACAACGCCAGCGGCGTAGAAGCCGAGAATCAGGCCAAGCTGCGTGACTTGATGCTGGAGATGGGCAATCAGGTGCTTCCGCTCTACGTGAGCGCCATGCAGATGCTGACGTCGTCTATCAAGGCTGTCACCGGGTTCATGGAGAAACACACGACGACAGCCAAGGTGCTGATGGTCGCGATGGCCGGCATTGCGGGCGTGCTGCTATTGCTCGGCCCGGCCATGCTCGCGGCCGCAGCCCTGCTCGGCCCCTTCGCCGTCCTGCGATTCGCGTTCCAGGCGGCGGGTATTCAGGGCGGCGTGCTGGCGACCAGCCTGCGCCTGGTCAGCTCCGCCTTCCGGTTCGTCGGCACCTCCATCATGTGGATGGGCCGCGCACTGCTCACGAATCCGCTGGGCATCGCACTTACGGCGCTGGCCGTTGCCGCCGTCCTGATCTACACCAACTGGGACAAGGTGAAGGCGTACTTCGTGGGGCTATGGGCCGAGATCCGGACGGCATTCTCGGGCGGTATTGGCGCCATCGCCTCGCTGCTGCTCAACTGGTCGCCGCTCGGCATGTTCTACCAGGCATTCGCCGGCGTGCTGAGCTGGTTCGGGATCGAGCTGCCGGGCAAGTTCACCGAATTCGGCCGCAACATGGTCATGGGCCTGGTCAACGGCATCACGGGCGCGTTCGGCGCGGCAAGAGATGCCGTCGTGGGGCTCGGCGACCGAACGATCGGGTGGTTCAAGGAAAAGCTCGGCATCCACTCGCCGAGCCGCGTGTTCGCCGAGCTGGGCGGCTTCACGACGGCGGGCCTCGAGCAGGGCATCACCGGCACGCAGGAAGGCCCCCTGTCCGCCGTGCGATCGCTTGCGCGGCAGCTCGCCGGAGCCGGGGTAGGAATCGCATTTGCCGCCAGCATGCCCGCCGCAGCCAACATCGCCTTCGATACGCGCCCGCCCATCGCGGCAAGCGCGGCCACGGCAACACCGGTGGCGGGCAATCACTACGAGATTCATCTGCACGCCGCGCCGGGCATGAGCGAAGCGCAGCTCATGCAAATGCTCGAGCGCAAGCTGCAAGAGCTGCAGCGTAGAGACGCAGCGCGCGTGCGCTCACGACTCACCGACCCGGATTGA
- a CDS encoding tyrosine-type recombinase/integrase: MKQSRLRRSTPPTLAAAISRYLAEVSPLKKSQTAEQSIARTWLATRIAGRPIDRIRNTDLIALRDEWAEARAAATVVRRLAFLSHVYTVARKDWGWTELANPVQLVRRPTVDDARDRRVISRIRMRGVSAQDCPRSELEWIIQSTSSRELPVIVTLAAETAMRRSEICSMRREHVDLLHGVVHLPDTKNGTSRDVPLTPWARETLRQYLAGRPQRGPIFTVTPGAATRAFIRARARARTRYEDLCRSLGRRPNPLLFTGLRLHDLRHEATSVLAPIFQLHELAKISGHKSTRMLLRYYHPDGRELARKLARSPLGRRQIARIREARASDDA, encoded by the coding sequence ATGAAGCAGAGCCGCCTAAGGCGCTCTACGCCCCCCACACTCGCCGCTGCAATTTCGCGTTACCTCGCAGAGGTGTCGCCTCTCAAGAAGAGCCAGACTGCCGAGCAGTCTATCGCCAGGACATGGCTGGCCACCCGCATTGCGGGGCGGCCAATCGACAGAATCAGGAACACTGACCTCATTGCGCTGCGGGACGAATGGGCCGAGGCGAGAGCAGCCGCCACGGTGGTGCGAAGGCTTGCCTTTCTGTCACACGTCTACACCGTGGCCCGGAAGGATTGGGGATGGACGGAACTGGCCAACCCCGTGCAACTCGTGCGCCGCCCGACGGTCGATGACGCTCGCGATCGGAGAGTGATCAGCCGAATCCGCATGCGCGGGGTGTCAGCGCAGGACTGCCCTCGCAGTGAGCTGGAGTGGATTATCCAGTCCACGTCATCGCGGGAACTGCCGGTTATTGTGACGCTGGCTGCTGAGACGGCCATGCGCAGGTCAGAGATCTGCAGCATGCGGCGCGAGCATGTCGACTTGCTTCACGGCGTTGTGCATCTGCCTGACACGAAGAACGGCACTTCCAGAGACGTGCCGCTTACTCCCTGGGCGCGGGAGACACTGCGACAGTACCTCGCCGGCAGACCGCAGCGCGGACCGATCTTCACAGTGACGCCGGGCGCAGCAACGCGTGCGTTCATACGGGCTCGGGCGCGGGCGCGCACGCGCTACGAGGATCTGTGCCGATCGCTTGGGCGGCGCCCGAACCCGCTGCTCTTCACCGGTCTCCGGCTGCATGACCTCCGGCACGAGGCGACGTCAGTACTTGCGCCAATCTTCCAGCTCCACGAACTCGCGAAGATAAGCGGCCATAAGAGCACCCGCATGCTGTTGCGCTACTACCATCCGGATGGCCGGGAGCTCGCAAGAAAGCTCGCGCGCAGCCCGCTCGGCCGTCGGCAGATAGCCCGCATCCGGGAAGCTCGGGCGAGCGACGATGCATAG
- a CDS encoding GpE family phage tail protein gives MIFPFQPSTLDGWSLTDLMKWRERARVRSGADSE, from the coding sequence GTGATCTTCCCCTTCCAGCCGTCCACGCTTGACGGCTGGAGCCTCACCGACCTGATGAAGTGGCGCGAACGCGCCCGAGTACGTAGCGGAGCAGACAGCGAATGA
- a CDS encoding phage tail protein → MSATFYTIATDIGNAKEANAIALGLRRKFVALAVGDGGGDNAPIPTPKPNQKALLGEWRRAPLNSLEVDPRNPSQLIAEQIIPENEGGKWIREMALIDEDGDICYVSNAPPTYKPKLAEGSGLTQGVRMVIIVSSVANVELKIDPSVVLATREYADKVITVAMKAHADADDPHPQYAKKTAVAKSISDAFDAHVNGEDPHSQYALKAKTPLVFSILDLPTKNIGPIAVAECGEIWIWSASNFFTGYRSPLCGRPVDGHTLVPLASEVDAMGGVVSKADYSRLWGYAQENNLVVPQATWDGNRGAHYFVDVSGTQFRLPDLRNMFRRYTGTDADTANARRSDAARARTEHTHQRVSSAVTPAVFEVARLPRVITCIRRDSRQRHSELAVNTAYAPRIHVYVRFTANATPLVLQDRHHPIAPSLRTERHQLPQQCGQRRQLGVVCLR, encoded by the coding sequence GCGGCGACAACGCACCGATCCCCACGCCGAAGCCCAACCAAAAGGCACTACTCGGCGAATGGCGACGCGCGCCGCTCAATTCTCTGGAAGTCGATCCGAGGAATCCCTCTCAGTTGATCGCCGAACAGATCATCCCGGAGAACGAGGGCGGCAAGTGGATTCGCGAAATGGCCCTCATCGATGAGGATGGCGACATCTGCTACGTCTCCAACGCCCCGCCCACGTATAAGCCGAAACTCGCAGAAGGGTCGGGCCTGACCCAAGGCGTGCGGATGGTCATCATCGTCTCCAGCGTCGCCAACGTTGAACTGAAGATCGACCCGAGCGTCGTTCTGGCAACGCGCGAGTATGCCGACAAGGTGATCACGGTCGCGATGAAGGCCCACGCCGACGCCGACGATCCTCATCCGCAGTACGCCAAGAAGACGGCTGTCGCCAAATCCATCTCGGATGCGTTCGACGCGCATGTGAACGGCGAAGACCCGCACTCCCAGTACGCGCTGAAGGCCAAGACGCCGCTCGTCTTCTCGATTCTCGATCTGCCGACGAAGAATATCGGCCCGATCGCCGTCGCTGAGTGCGGCGAGATCTGGATCTGGTCGGCATCCAACTTCTTCACCGGTTATCGCTCCCCGCTATGTGGGCGCCCGGTGGACGGGCACACGCTTGTGCCCCTGGCGAGCGAGGTCGATGCCATGGGCGGGGTGGTGAGCAAGGCGGACTACTCGCGCCTTTGGGGATACGCGCAGGAGAACAACCTTGTGGTACCCCAGGCGACGTGGGACGGCAATCGCGGTGCGCACTACTTCGTGGATGTCAGCGGCACGCAATTTCGACTACCGGACCTGCGCAACATGTTCCGCCGTTACACCGGAACTGACGCTGACACTGCAAATGCGCGACGCTCGGACGCGGCACGAGCGCGAACTGAGCACACGCATCAACGCGTGTCATCGGCCGTCACGCCCGCAGTGTTTGAGGTCGCGAGACTTCCGCGCGTCATAACCTGTATTCGACGCGACAGCCGCCAGCGGCACTCGGAGCTCGCCGTAAACACTGCTTACGCACCGCGCATCCATGTGTACGTCCGCTTCACTGCAAATGCGACGCCGCTGGTCCTACAAGATCGACACCATCCGATCGCACCGTCACTCCGCACAGAACGGCACCAGCTTCCTCAACAGTGCGGTCAGCGGCGGCAACTTGGCGTCGTTTGCCTCCGGTAG
- a CDS encoding phage tail sheath protein: protein MASDYHHGVRVLELNDGTRPIRTIETAVIGMVCTAEDADATEYPLNVPVLKTNVQAAIGKAGTKGTLAASLDAIADQTNCATVIVRVAEGKTPEETTSAIIGTTTADGKYTGMKALLSAKNKVGVQPRILGVPGFDSLPVSTELTGIAQKLRAFQYAAAWECATKEDVIAYRENFGARETMIIWPDFVSWDTVANREASAYAVARALGMRAKIDNETGWHKTLSNVPVNGVTGISKDVFWDLQDPSTDAGFLNSHDVTTLINHQGFRFWGSRTCSADPLFAFENYTRTAQILADTMAEAHFWAVDGPLNPSLARDIIEGVNAKMRSLVTAGYLIGGSAWYDEAPNTKESLKSGKLFIDYDYTPVPPLEDLSFRQRITDRYLVDFAAKVAAAA from the coding sequence ATGGCCAGCGATTACCACCATGGCGTGCGCGTGCTCGAGCTGAACGACGGCACCCGCCCCATCCGTACCATCGAGACGGCCGTTATCGGCATGGTCTGCACGGCAGAAGACGCCGACGCGACCGAATACCCGCTTAACGTCCCTGTCCTGAAAACCAACGTGCAGGCCGCCATCGGCAAGGCGGGCACGAAGGGCACATTGGCGGCGTCGCTCGACGCGATTGCCGACCAGACCAACTGCGCCACGGTCATCGTGCGCGTCGCGGAAGGCAAGACGCCCGAAGAAACGACGAGTGCCATCATCGGCACGACCACCGCTGACGGCAAGTACACCGGCATGAAGGCGCTGCTCTCGGCGAAAAACAAGGTCGGTGTGCAGCCGCGCATTCTCGGCGTCCCGGGCTTCGACAGCCTTCCCGTCTCCACCGAGCTGACCGGGATCGCGCAGAAACTGCGCGCGTTCCAGTACGCGGCTGCATGGGAGTGCGCCACGAAAGAAGACGTCATCGCGTACCGCGAGAACTTTGGCGCTCGCGAGACGATGATCATCTGGCCCGACTTCGTGAGCTGGGACACGGTCGCGAATCGCGAAGCATCGGCATACGCAGTCGCCCGAGCGCTCGGCATGCGCGCCAAGATCGATAACGAGACGGGTTGGCACAAAACGCTCTCGAACGTGCCGGTCAACGGCGTGACGGGTATTTCGAAGGATGTCTTCTGGGATCTGCAAGACCCGTCGACCGACGCAGGCTTCCTGAACAGTCACGACGTGACCACGCTCATTAACCACCAAGGCTTCCGCTTTTGGGGTTCGCGCACCTGCTCGGCCGATCCGCTCTTCGCCTTTGAAAACTACACGCGCACCGCACAGATTCTCGCCGATACGATGGCCGAGGCGCATTTCTGGGCCGTCGATGGCCCGCTCAACCCATCCCTGGCCCGCGACATCATCGAAGGCGTCAACGCCAAGATGCGCTCGCTCGTCACGGCCGGATATCTGATTGGCGGTAGCGCCTGGTACGACGAAGCACCGAACACGAAGGAATCGCTCAAGTCGGGCAAGTTGTTCATCGACTACGACTACACACCGGTACCGCCGTTGGAAGATCTGTCGTTCCGCCAACGCATCACCGACCGCTATCTGGTCGACTTCGCGGCAAAGGTCGCGGCCGCAGCGTAA